CAACGCATCGGCTGATGTATTATCGAGCTTATTAGAGAGTGCTAGAATGAGAGCTTTTTTTGTCTCATGTTTTAATGGTCTGTACTTGGTTTTGGACGATTTAAGATAAGCAATGAGGCTTACAACATCCGCTGGTTTCACCTTCTCAATATTATTAGATTCCAGTAGCCATTCACATGTCTTTCCCATTACAATGTCAAATTGAGGAAATGTAAATTTTTTTGGCACTTTAGTGGCTCTTTCAATGGCTACCACACCCAATTGTGTGGTAATATCTCTTAAAGTCAAGAAATTACCGCCGACAATAAAAGAATCACGTGGCGTAAATACTGCATGGATATAACCACATGGAATCATAAATAGGTTCCCCTCTGTAAGGTCCATAGCAATACCCTCCTTTAATAGATCACCTAAGAAAACAAGGTTTTGGTTGTCATCATCACACCATTTTTTATATTGTTTCAAATTAAACTCTGTAGGTGGAAATAGGATGAACTTCTTGGCACCAGAAATGACATTATAATACACGCTGGTTCCAGCGAAATCAAGATGAAAATCTGTGTATGCATTTTGAACTGACATAAGAATATACTTTGTTACTTTGGGACGTTCGATGTCGTCGTTTTCACCACCGAAATTCCAAACTAGGTCAACCAAATCATTGTTGTCTACCGCTTTTGGTCGTCTAATCCCATTCTTAAATTGTTCAACATGACTAACTTCCAACGAAATTACGTTTTTAATCCGGTCTCTTTTCTGAACACTTGTATTCGTATAATAATCATTCCATTGAGCTAATGTCCATCTTTCATTCATCTGAGTTTGTACATCCATAACGTCTATTGGGTAATCATCACCTAAAATTTGAGTCAAAAAATCAACATTTAACTTAGTATTATTCTTATCATCTACTAGACCAAGCTCATTTGCAGTGGAAACGTACATACCGCTGTTTTCTGGATCAATTACTCTCAAAGGTTCTTTAATACTTTGGAAATCAGATTCTAACTGCTTTGATGTTATAGTCTTAAGACCCTTCCATCTTTCAAAACAAGCAAGAAAAGCCTTTATGTGTGGATGTTCATGTTTCAAACGTTTGTCATTTCCCTCATTAAGTGCTACATAATCAATAGCGCGCTTCTTTCTCAACCTACTTTGTTTAGCGGTACTTATGCGTACCAACTTCAACTCTGGTCGCTTATCATCGCTATGTAATAAGCATCTGAAAGAGTTTATCTGATTCTCTTTTATATCCATTAGTTCCTCCTTATTATCGGGTTTTGGAATCATACAATTAATCGGTAAGCATAGTAAATGGACCCATGAATCACAGTATTCACATCCAACCCAGATTACTTTACCTTTATCTTCTGAATCGTCTTTTCCACAGTATTGGCATTTTGCAGAAGTATCATCCCCATCACTAGTCATAGTGTGTATACTACAGATTAGTTGTTCATAACACTTCTATATCGTTCTAATtattcttccaagaaactCGACATTACCGGTTTTATTCTCTGTTGTTTAATATTGACAATTGGTATATAGGCTAAACgtttaaaatatatttgaaaTCGCTATTATAaaatgaacaaaacaacTGTAACCGAATACATAAAATAGATGGAGGCGGTTGGCCACAAATTCGGATTTGAAAACTCCTAACACATACCATACATTTTAATCATTTAGGACTGTCCTGAACGCGAAGGAAGGATTTTGCTGCAGTAGTCTAGCTTTATAACCGCGGTCAACTCGGTGTTCACCAGATTCTGATTTCAGAAGTGAACAATGGCGAGGTTAAAGCACGAACTGGGCCTTCATCCAAGAGACACTTTGACTAAGTCGACTACAAGTAATAGTAATGCGGGAAATGGTTTGAAACCAAGCACCAACAAAAAGGATTTATCAGCCGGAACGCGATATGACAGTGCAAGATATAAAGTGAAAAAGGAACATGCCAGTTTTGAGCTATTCAGTATAgctgatgaagatgaagacaATAATCGAACAGGAAAATCTACGTCTACCGAAAGGATGATTGATATTACCGAACCAGAGGAAAATAAAGATCTACcgacaaaagaaaaacgtATAGAAGGTGCTGGGATAATAAGTCCTATGAACTTATCAAGTAATAACAAAATAACTATTCCATATTATACAGAAGGAATCACTAAAATTGTAAATTCTGATTCTAAACATGGTGAAATCTTCCGATTTGTAGCAGGTTTAAAGATCACTTTAACAAGAGGACCAGATTTCCTACAAAAACCAAATCTTTCTATACAATTTATGAGAAAAGACAACAATCCTATAGGAGGATTCTGCTTTGGAATTAATGATGGTATCTTGCTATTTATATACGATTCCAAGGGAGAAGGATTCGGTGTAATATTTTCTCCACCAAAAcatttttcagtttcagtACCTGGTGAAAAAGATACCAGGAGAGTGACAACGCACTGTATTTCATGGACTTGTACCTCACATATGGCCCCAGAATCTAACAAGTTCTTAGAGCTTATTAAGACCTACAAAAAGCTCCTACCCAAATCTAATCTTGTACCAGATAATATCCGTAAGGGTGATAAAGGACAGATTGATGAAATGATTAACGAATATAAAAAACCACCTAGTCGTCGTTCACCATCTACATTTAGCAACCTTGACAAAATACAGAAAAAAGATTTAAAGTCGCTtcaaaaatcaagaaaaggagGAAGTGGTAGTAAGATTCCACCTCCTGAGCCCACATATGACCTTGAAGAGAAAGTTTCCCGAAGTGAAGCAATCCCT
This genomic interval from Kluyveromyces marxianus DMKU3-1042 DNA, complete genome, chromosome 4 contains the following:
- the JHD1 gene encoding [Histone H3]-lysine-36 demethylase, producing the protein MTSDGDDTSAKCQYCGKDDSEDKGKVIWVGCEYCDSWVHLLCLPINCMIPKPDNKEELMDIKENQINSFRCLLHSDDKRPELKLVRISTAKQSRLRKKRAIDYVALNEGNDKRLKHEHPHIKAFLACFERWKGLKTITSKQLESDFQSIKEPLRVIDPENSGMYVSTANELGLVDDKNNTKLNVDFLTQILGDDYPIDVMDVQTQMNERWTLAQWNDYYTNTSVQKRDRIKNVISLEVSHVEQFKNGIRRPKAVDNNDLVDLVWNFGGENDDIERPKVTKYILMSVQNAYTDFHLDFAGTSVYYNVISGAKKFILFPPTEFNLKQYKKWCDDDNQNLVFLGDLLKEGIAMDLTEGNLFMIPCGYIHAVFTPRDSFIVGGNFLTLRDITTQLGVVAIERATKVPKKFTFPQFDIVMGKTCEWLLESNNIEKVKPADVVSLIAYLKSSKTKYRPLKHETKKALILALSNKLDNTSADAL